The following are encoded in a window of Vigna unguiculata cultivar IT97K-499-35 chromosome 8, ASM411807v1, whole genome shotgun sequence genomic DNA:
- the LOC114193448 gene encoding chloroplastic lipocalin yields MVEVLLRASPPPPHSSSYPRQCRTVSGRTSVKCSLEVPSKVLTKHVLSGIAASLIFISPGNQSVAADLSRAQNNICQIASASDTALTSPFENGSDEKGANLMMMRGMTAKDFDPVRYSGRWFEVASLKRGFAGQGQEDCHCTQGVYTFDREVPSIQVDTFCVHGGPNGFITGIRGKVQCVSEEDLDKNETQLEKQEMIKEKCYLRFPTLPFIPKEPYDVIDTDYDNFSLVSGAKDKSFIQIYSRTPNPGPEFIEKYKSYLAKFGYDPTKIKDTPQDCEVMSNSQLAAMMSMSGMQQALTNQFPDLGLNSPIELNPFTSVFDTLKKLVELYFK; encoded by the exons ATGGTAGAGGTTCTTCTACGAGCATCACCTCCTCCACCTCACTCTTCTTCTTATCCCAG ACAATGCAGGACAGTTTCAGGAAGAACATCGGTAAAGTGTTCGTTGGAAGTCCCAAGTAAGGTTCTGACCAAGCATGTCTTATCTGGGATTGCTGCTTCTCTGATCTTTATTTCTCCAGGAAATCAG TCTGTTGCAGCAGATCTATCTCGAgcacaaaataatatatgtcaAATTGCCAGTGCCAGTGATACTGCACTTACTTCACCATTTGAGAATGGATCTGATGAAAAGGGTGCAAATCTAATGATGATGAGAGGTATGACAGCCAAGGATTTTGACCCTGTAAGATATTCTGGAAGATGGTTTGAAGTTGCTTCACTTAAACGTGGATTTGCTGGACAAGGCCAAGAAGATTGTCATTGCACTCAG GGTGTATATACATTTGATAGGGAAGTACCATCTATTCAAGTTGACACCTTTTGTGTTCATGGAGGCCCAAATGGGTTTATAACCGGAATTAGGGGAAAGGTTCAGTGTGTTTCGGAAGAAGATTTGGATAAAAATGAGACACAGCTAGAGAAGCAGGAGATGATCAAAGAAAAATGCTATCTCCGCTTTCCTACATTGCCATTCATTCCCAAGGAACCTTATGATGTGATTGACACTGATTATgacaatttttctcttgtttcagGAGCTAAGGATAAAAGTTTTATTCAG ATATACTCAAGGACACCTAACCCTGGACCTGAATTTATTGAGAAGTACAAGTCTTACCTTGCAAAGTTTGGATATGATCCAACCAAAATTAAAGACACACCACAGGATTGTGAGGTCATGTCCAATAGTCAGCTAGCTGCTATGATGTCTATGTCTGGAATGCAGCAGGCACTTACAAACCAATTTCCTGATCTAGGACTGAACTCACCTATTGAGCTTAATCCCTTCACTAGTGTATTTGACACTTTGAAGAAGCTTGTTGAGCTTTACTTTAAgtag
- the LOC114195372 gene encoding uncharacterized protein LOC114195372, with protein sequence MAQTVEVRKGGGGSIKLGTTGTISSLMTRELDHVPSAPKKLVSSTRTKTQTLPVSVPCGNTTQKRLQPRKSSVEASSSGSSRNTNHRGTSNGMPQKTKTKTNGRNTQTIPMLGSDICSVSRTPVREKNDKKIPNIVEVVDIKCGSAEKAWATPLASRLKKLGFSKLSESII encoded by the coding sequence ATGGCTCAGACTGTGGAGGTTCGAAAAGGTGGAGGAGGATCCATCAAGCTTGGCACCACTGGAACAATCAGCTCCTTAATGACAAGGGAATTGGATCATGTCCCTTCTGCCCCAAAGAAGCTGGTATCTTCAACAAGGACTAAAACTCAAACACTTCCTGTTTCAGTTCCCTGTGGCAATACAACCCAAAAAAGACTACAACCAAGAAAATCATCAGTTGAAGCCAGTAGCAGTGGAAGCAGCAGAAACACAAACCACAGAGGCACCAGCAATGGCATGCcccagaaaacaaaaacaaaaacaaatggcAGAAATACACAGACAATACCCATGCTAGGTTCTGATATATGTTCAGTGAGCAGAACTCCAGTGAGGGAGAAGAATGATAAAAAGATACCTAACATTGTTGAAGTTGTGGACATAAAATGTGGGAGTGCAGAAAAGGCTTGGGCTACACCCTTAGCAAGTCGTCTTAAGAAGCTTGGGTTTTCAAAGCTCTCCGAGAGCATAATCTAA